The sequence below is a genomic window from Candidatus Omnitrophota bacterium.
GATCACGAGCAGCGAAAAGAAGACCGAGGGGCCCACTTCCTTGAGCGCCTTAAGCCGGATGGCATGATAGTCGCCCTTGCGGCCGCCTTCAATCCACTGCTCCAAACGTTTATAGGCGTTCTCCACCTCGACGATCGCCCCATCGACGAGTACGCCGATGGAGATGGCAATCCCCGATAAGGACATGATGTTGGAGGTCAGCCCCATCCCGAAGAGGGGGATGAAAGAGAGAATGACGGAGACCGGGATCGTCACAATCGGAATGACCGCAGAAGGAAAATGCCAGAGGAAGATGAGGATGACGATGCTGACGATGATCATCTCTTCCACAAGCTTTTCCTTCAGATTCTTGATGGAATGCAGGATCAGCTCGGAACGATCATACGTCACCTCGACCTTAACCCCGGCCGGCAGCGAGGGCTCGATCTCGTTCAGCTTGGCTTTGACTCGGTTGATGACATTGAGGGCGTTTTCGCCGAAGCGCATGATGACGGTGCCACCTACGACGTCGCCACGGCCGTCGAAGTCCGCCAAGCCGCGCCTGATCTCAGGACCCAGCACCACGGTCCCGATATGTTTCACAAGGATCGGGGTGCCCTTTTGATCCGTCCCGACGACGATTTTCTCAATGTCCTCGACGGACTTCAGATACCCGCGGCCTCGAACCATGTATTCCGCCCCGGAGAACTCCAAGAGTCGGCCGCCGACCTCCTGGTTTCCCATTCGGATCGCGTCGACCACCTTTGTCAGCGGGATGTTGTAGGCGAGTAACCGGTTGGGATCGATCGTGACTTGATACTGTTTGACGAATCCGCCGATTGAGGCGACTTCCGCGACACCCGGAACGCTCTGGAGGTAGTACCGCAGATACCAATCTTGGAAGCTCCGAAGTTCTTGCAGGTTATGCTGGCCGGACTCATCGACGAGGGCGTACTGGAACACCCAGCCAACCCCTGTCGCGTCCGGTCCCATCTCCGTTTTGACACCTTCGGGAAGCCTCGGGATGATCTTGCTGAGATATTCCAGAGTGCGGCTGCGCGCCCAGTAGATGTCGGTGCCGTCCTTGAAGATCACATAGACGTAGGAGAAGCCAAAGTCGGAGAACCCGCGGATCGCCTTGACCCGTGGAGCCCCCAGCATCGCGGTGACGATGGGATAGGTCACCTGGTCTTCGATGATGTCCGGGCTGCGATCCCACCGGGAGTAGATGATGACCTGCGTGTCGGAGAGATCTGGAATGGCATCAAGGGGAATGTTGCGCATCGCCCAGATCGAGGCAACCAGGGCGAAGGCTACGAAGATCAGGACGAGGAATTTATTGTGTGCCGAGAATTCGATGATTTTCTCGATGAATCCCCCCTGGCGCAGGGATGGAGACTGGCCGGCTTCGGTTTCACTGGCCATGTTGGTGCCCTCCACTTCCGCTCATCCCTTCCAAGGCGGCTTTGAGGCGGCTCTCCGAGTCGATCAGGAAATTGCCGCTGGTGACCACGAGTTCCCCTTCGGCGACACCACTCTTAATCTCGTAGGAACCCTCTGCCTTGATTCCGACCGTCACATCACGCGGCTCAAAGAGCCCCTCGCCTTTGTCGACGAAGACGACCCGCTTCGTTCCCGTATCAAACACCGCCTCTTCGGGAATCGCAAGCACCTCGCCTGCAGCGATCTGAATTGAGGCGTTTACGAACATCTCTGGCTTGAGCGCACCTTCAGAGTCGGTGAGGATCGCGCGGACCCTGGCTGAGCGTGAGGCCGGATCCAACACCGGGTCGATGGAACGGATGATCCCCTCCCAGGTCTTGCCTGGCACCGACGCTGATTCGGCGACAATGGTTTGTCCGATCTGGACGAATGGCAACTCGAACTCATAGATGGGGGCGTAGAGCCATACCTGCCCGCTGGGATCGGCCAGGAGCAGACGCTGGTCAGGCCCGGTCCAGCTCGCCATCTCATCGATCAGCTCATGGCTCAGACCCAATCGACGCAGCCGCAGGCGGCTGGAGTCGACGAGCCGCTGCGCTCGCTCAGTCACCTCTGGCATGGTGCCGGTCTTGGCTTGTCCCAAGGCTTTCAGCGCCTGAAGGTATTCCTGCTGCGCTTGGTAGAGTTCCGGGTCGTTGGCGATCTGGCCCACGGTTCGGATGATTTTGTTGATCGTCCGCCGCTGTACGGGTGCTGTGGTCACACCGATGAACTGCCGTTTCTGCGGCGCGACCAGGATCGGCGCATAACCCTCAGGAGCCGCGGCGGTCGCAGCACCCGGAGCGCCGTTTTCCTCGTAGACTGGAATCAAATCCATCCCCATGGGCGATTTGCCGGGCTTGTCCGATTTGTAGCCTGGCAGCATCGGATCAGTCCAGTAAAGAGTTTTCTTCTCCCCCATGGCCGGTGTGACGGACGGACCGGTCGCTGCCTCGGCCACATGGGTTCCACAGATGGGGCAGACGACTTTCTCGCCCGCCTTGGCCACGACGAGCATCGGGCATTGTTGGCCCGGCTTCATCATGGGGCAGTTGTGCATGTAGCAAATGTCTTTGGCAGCTCTGGGCTCTGGGCTCTGGGCTCTGGGCAGGCTCGGTTGGCCCTGCGCCCCCAACCCCGAACCCTGAGCTTCTCTTTTCACCAGCGTCATATTGCAGATCGGGCAGCTCCCTGGACGGTTCGAGGTGTACGTCGGATGCATGGGGCAGTAGTAGACCACAGCCTGATGCGCGCCATGGCGCCTGCCGCTCCTGGCGACTACGGCACCGACCCCGATGAGCAGCGCGGCGGCAAGGCCGATGATGAGCACTTGTTTTCGACTGGGCGTCATGGTCGTCCTCCTTGAGATGTCAGATCCGTTCCAATGGCCCGCTCGAGGGCTGCGAAACTTTTCATCGCCTCGGCCAGCGCTTGGTAGTACGCGACTTGGGCGTTGAGATAGACACGTTCGCTGTCAATAAGATTCAGCACATCGACACGGCCGGCCTCATATCCGGCTTGATCAGATTGGAAGGCGACCTGCGCTTCTGGGATCAGGGCGTTTTGATAGACTTCCACCACTTGCTTGGCCGCCGTGAAGCGGTAGTAGGCATCCTTGACGTCGTACTCGGTGAGGTTCTCGGCCTGTGCGAGTCTGGCCTGGCTGGCCCTGAGGTTGCGCTTGGCTTCGAGCACACTGGGAATCAGGCGGTTTTGCCACAGCGGCACGTTGATCTTCAGCGGCACCATCCAGGCATCGCGTCCGTCATTGGGCTCGGTCGTCATGCCGGCGCCAATTGTGGTGTATTGGAATCCCACGGTCAGATCCGGCACATACTCCAACTTCGCCAACATATTCGCATGCTTCTCCCGCTTGACCATTGCCGACGCCTCTCCTAATTCAGGGCGGGATTTCTGCGCCATGGCCAAGAGCTCCTCAAGTGTTGAAGACAGCGTCGGCAGCTCGGGTTTCTCAGCGTGTCCTACCGGCGTATGAGGATCGCGGTCGAGCAGCGCGTTGAGCAGCGCCGCAACGGTCTGGCGTTGCTGACGCAGCATTAACAACCGCTGAAGCACATCGGAGACTTCCGTCTGCGCCTTGGCCACATCACGCTGCGATCCGCCTTGAGCCGCGTAGCGCGCCTGCGCGATCCCCTCGAATTTCTTCAACGCCTCGTCGATTTCTTCGACCGCACCAGTCACAGCATCGACGGCGTAGAGGTCGTAGTACACGTCGGAAACCTTGAGGATCACGTCGCGCTCCGTCATCCGCAACTTGGCTTGTGAGGCTCGGGCTTCCGCACCGGCGATCCAATGCTTTTCCCAGAGTTTGCCGGGAAACGGAATCATCTGCTCCGCTTCATAGACGTTCATTTGGGGCCCGACCCTGGTTTCCAGGTCTGGTCCCATGATGGCGTAGCCCACGGTTGGGTCGGGGAGCGCTGAGGCCTGCGGGATGCGCAATTTCGCGGCGTGCCACTCTTCCTTCGCCGCCTTCAGTCCAGGATTTCTCTGGAGCGCCTCAGCAATGATATCCTGCAGGCCAAGCTCCTTCGACGGCTGGTCATTCGCCGCAGCATCAGGCAACCGCACCGCCTGCAGGACGAGCATTAGGACCCACAGAAGAACTCCCCGCATCCGCAACCTCCTTCTCAAACGTCCCCCATTCATGTGGTGAACCAGCGCCTAGACACATCTTCTCAAGAAATCGTGCGCAGCACAACCTCTTCGGGAGGATTACAGGCGAAAAATACAGGCCAGGAGATACCGCCGCAAAGGCGGGGCGTGAAGCGAAGGTGGATCATACCGTGCGGGTTGAAGCCTTACGGGAGCAAGGTCGGGAGAACGTACTGCAACCATCGCGACCAACGGCGTGGGTGAGCTGGTCAACATCGGTGCCGGGGTGATTTCGGTTGCGACTGGCACAGCCGGCTGAATCGAACACGGCATATGGCAAGGGACGGAAGATTGTGACGCTGGCTCGCAACAACATGGGTGCTGCGCAGCCGAGGCCAACGGAGCCGCCAGAAACACCGTGGTCAGCACCAGCGCGAGAGTTTGTCGAGTCATTTGACGAACCTCGTAATCGTCTGCATCAACTCGTTGATCTTCCCTGCTCCCTCGCGCTTACGGATGGCCTCGCTCACGCACGTATTGATGTGGCTGTTCATGATCTGCAGTGAGACTTGATCCAAGGCCTTGCGGGCCGCCGTGAGCTGCTGCACGATATCGATGCAGTAGCGCCGGCCCTCCACCATGCGCGTGATCCCTCGAATTTGGCCTTCGATCCGCCGAAGCCGAGGTACGACGCTGTTATGTCGAGGATACCTGGCCATCCTGATATACACCTGGGGAGTATATACCATACTCCCCAGGGGTATGTCAAGCCAAAAAAAGTGTCTGACACTTTTTACGCCTTAGTGGCTGTGCTGATGCCCTTCTTCGTGATGGTGCTGTGGCTCAGCCTCCGCTTCCCTGTGGTCATGTTGATGGCTCTTGTTGATCACGGGGATAGCGGCCTTGACACCAGCGCCTTCAACAAAAACCATCCGGGCCCCGAGATCGGCGGTTTGAGTCACCAAACCGGTGACGACGGTGAGCGTCAGCAAAAAGCCGTAGCGGAAGGTCGGCTGCTGGGCCTTGTGCCGGAAGCTCCAGCCGGTCAACAGCAGCGCCAGTGGAGCGATCGTGAGGCCGAGTGTCCTGTGCGTCATCATCAGGTGATGGATGCGTTCGTTATGCGGGATGCTTTGGGCGGTCAAGCCCGTCACCACTGCGATGAGAGTCCCGGCGGTCGCCAGATACAGGCACGCCCGCCCAGCGATACACGCCGCGCGCCAGTCCAGCACAATGCCGAGACCATACAGGAGCAACGCGCTTGGAAAGAGGGCGATGGGGAAATGGACGAATACCGGGTGCACATTGAAGACTTCCCGCAGCCCTTGTAGTCCGAACAGTAATGGGTCCATTTCCACCCTGCTGCTCCCAGCGACTCAGTGGCTGTGTCCCGAGTGCCCGTCTCCGCACCCGGTCACCATCAGGACCACACTCACCACCATCAACAATGTCGGCCAGTGCCGAAGATACGTCAGGTACATTGAGTCCTCCTCCTTATTTCGTAAACTGAATCGGTTGCCGGCACGCCGTGCCGCCGGCGTTGTAGTCATAGACCATCCGCCCGCCGAAGTCGGCTCCCACCGTCATCACCCCGATCATCGCGAGCACCAGGAGCAGAAACAGCGGTCGGCCCCTCTTGGGAAACGGCCGTGCCGAAATCGCCCAAATGGTGAGAACCGTACAGATCGCTGTGGTCGCCAGCATGTAGCTCTTGTGCGGCGTCAGCAGCGCGTCGCGGACCGAGAGGGCCAGCATGACGCCTTGTTCCGCGTAGAGACCCGTCGCTACGGCTCCCACCAGAGACAGCGCACCCAGGATCAGCACCACAAAGGCCGAGTGCGCGAAGCGTTCGCTCTTCAACAGCCACGCCGCCACGTACAGAAGCGCAGCACCGCACAGAAACGCGATCGGAAAGTGGATCACAAGCGGATGGACATTCTGTAGGTGCTGCGCTCCGGATAACATCGTCGTTACTCCACCGACTCGACGGTCACGTAGCGTTGGCCGCCGTTCTCATAGAGATCACCTTTCAGGGTCACGGGCTCTCCCATCTTGTTGATCACATCCGCCGGATAGCCGGTCTTGTCTTCTTTGGGCAGCACGGTGTAGAGCTTGCCGGTCCCATCTTCCAGGATGCTGATCGGAATGCCGGCCTTCGCGCAGTCGATTGCGCACTGCTTGTGTCCGGCCCCTTTGGCGTTCATTGCCACGTAGCAGAGCGAATCCACCAACTCGCCCTTGATGGTCACCGCTTGCATGCCCTGGCCGTGCGCGTGCTCATGCGCGGCGTG
It includes:
- a CDS encoding efflux RND transporter periplasmic adaptor subunit, with the protein product MTPSRKQVLIIGLAAALLIGVGAVVARSGRRHGAHQAVVYYCPMHPTYTSNRPGSCPICNMTLVKREAQGSGLGAQGQPSLPRAQSPEPRAAKDICYMHNCPMMKPGQQCPMLVVAKAGEKVVCPICGTHVAEAATGPSVTPAMGEKKTLYWTDPMLPGYKSDKPGKSPMGMDLIPVYEENGAPGAATAAAPEGYAPILVAPQKRQFIGVTTAPVQRRTINKIIRTVGQIANDPELYQAQQEYLQALKALGQAKTGTMPEVTERAQRLVDSSRLRLRRLGLSHELIDEMASWTGPDQRLLLADPSGQVWLYAPIYEFELPFVQIGQTIVAESASVPGKTWEGIIRSIDPVLDPASRSARVRAILTDSEGALKPEMFVNASIQIAAGEVLAIPEEAVFDTGTKRVVFVDKGEGLFEPRDVTVGIKAEGSYEIKSGVAEGELVVTSGNFLIDSESRLKAALEGMSGSGGHQHGQ
- a CDS encoding TolC family protein — protein: MRGVLLWVLMLVLQAVRLPDAAANDQPSKELGLQDIIAEALQRNPGLKAAKEEWHAAKLRIPQASALPDPTVGYAIMGPDLETRVGPQMNVYEAEQMIPFPGKLWEKHWIAGAEARASQAKLRMTERDVILKVSDVYYDLYAVDAVTGAVEEIDEALKKFEGIAQARYAAQGGSQRDVAKAQTEVSDVLQRLLMLRQQRQTVAALLNALLDRDPHTPVGHAEKPELPTLSSTLEELLAMAQKSRPELGEASAMVKREKHANMLAKLEYVPDLTVGFQYTTIGAGMTTEPNDGRDAWMVPLKINVPLWQNRLIPSVLEAKRNLRASQARLAQAENLTEYDVKDAYYRFTAAKQVVEVYQNALIPEAQVAFQSDQAGYEAGRVDVLNLIDSERVYLNAQVAYYQALAEAMKSFAALERAIGTDLTSQGGRP
- a CDS encoding metal-sensitive transcriptional regulator; the encoded protein is MARYPRHNSVVPRLRRIEGQIRGITRMVEGRRYCIDIVQQLTAARKALDQVSLQIMNSHINTCVSEAIRKREGAGKINELMQTITRFVK
- a CDS encoding DUF2231 domain-containing protein; the protein is MDPLLFGLQGLREVFNVHPVFVHFPIALFPSALLLYGLGIVLDWRAACIAGRACLYLATAGTLIAVVTGLTAQSIPHNERIHHLMMTHRTLGLTIAPLALLLTGWSFRHKAQQPTFRYGFLLTLTVVTGLVTQTADLGARMVFVEGAGVKAAIPVINKSHQHDHREAEAEPQHHHEEGHQHSH
- a CDS encoding DUF2231 domain-containing protein; protein product: MLSGAQHLQNVHPLVIHFPIAFLCGAALLYVAAWLLKSERFAHSAFVVLILGALSLVGAVATGLYAEQGVMLALSVRDALLTPHKSYMLATTAICTVLTIWAISARPFPKRGRPLFLLLVLAMIGVMTVGADFGGRMVYDYNAGGTACRQPIQFTK